The following are encoded together in the Desulfovibrio legallii genome:
- the flgF gene encoding flagellar basal-body rod protein FlgF — MQAGMYSGLFGALTTEHRMNFIANNLANVNTRGYKRDTLAFKDTMVTYAHDEIREPILNLRSKPLFPEPHNAARARIAVARTDFSQGSMQFTGNALDVAINGENAFFRVTTPNGAFLTRNGAFSLNADGVLMTPQGYTVQGLGGGNIVIPPGTRNIQISGDGQVLADGALVDQLALVNVDNLQNLEKQGDNLYRPRQNVQVAEGNAYLDGARLEQGFTEAANVEVVSEMVNMIEVQRQFEAYQKVMQTSDSLDRNATEKVGRRQG, encoded by the coding sequence ATGCAGGCGGGCATGTACAGCGGGCTGTTCGGCGCGCTGACCACCGAACACCGGATGAATTTCATCGCCAATAATTTGGCGAACGTGAACACGCGCGGCTACAAGCGCGACACCCTGGCCTTCAAGGATACCATGGTCACCTACGCCCATGACGAAATCCGTGAGCCCATTCTCAACCTGCGCTCCAAGCCCCTGTTCCCGGAGCCGCACAATGCCGCCAGAGCGCGCATAGCCGTAGCGCGCACGGACTTCTCTCAGGGGTCCATGCAGTTTACCGGCAACGCGCTGGACGTGGCCATCAACGGCGAAAACGCCTTTTTCCGCGTGACCACGCCCAATGGGGCCTTTCTTACCCGCAACGGAGCCTTCTCGCTCAATGCCGACGGCGTGCTCATGACGCCGCAGGGCTATACGGTGCAGGGGCTGGGCGGCGGCAACATCGTCATCCCGCCCGGCACGCGCAACATTCAGATCAGCGGCGACGGGCAAGTGCTGGCCGACGGCGCGCTGGTGGACCAGCTGGCCCTGGTCAATGTGGACAACCTGCAGAATCTGGAAAAACAGGGCGACAACCTCTACCGGCCCCGGCAGAATGTGCAGGTGGCCGAAGGCAACGCCTACCTGGACGGCGCGCGTCTGGAACAGGGGTTTACCGAGGCGGCCAACGTGGAGGTGGTTTCGGAAATGGTCAACATGATCGAAGTGCAGCGGCAGTTTGAGGCCTATCAAAAAGTCATGCAGACCTCCGACAGCCTGGACCGCAACGCCACGGAAAAGGTCGGCCGCCGCCAGGGCTAA
- a CDS encoding spidroin-2 — protein sequence MHTFSTWFLYWQWLLSILSLGAAAAAGLPGILILTLLAGRRGNARLCAFGAGRMARLAFRLAPLGIVCTLGEHLGLLVQLRGPAGLTGLYPLHPVMLPATTAVLAWLAGMVCLFFYLKADAAAPLPALPPVDQRRAKGKKIAPDPALSQWEEPEFRSRLCLALAALICFFTALTLPRWPFAGLPQGMELSTAAQAVLSTSLHDLFAALGPAGAAALLVLTRLRKGPEGTPLETDALRKAGRWCALWAFLGYIPRCLDRWGLFVGISLRPGPLPPDVAAEALGLTPLTLAIACWILIFALRAPRRILWLNFLAIFFLLVRQSLPFVLRLAQ from the coding sequence ATGCACACGTTTTCCACCTGGTTTCTCTATTGGCAGTGGCTGTTAAGCATCCTTTCCCTGGGGGCGGCGGCCGCTGCGGGCCTGCCCGGCATCCTGATCCTGACCCTGCTGGCCGGGCGGCGCGGCAACGCCCGTCTCTGCGCCTTCGGGGCCGGGCGCATGGCCCGGCTGGCCTTCCGCCTGGCCCCCCTGGGCATCGTCTGCACGCTGGGCGAGCACCTGGGCCTGCTGGTGCAACTGCGCGGCCCGGCCGGGCTTACGGGCCTTTACCCCTTGCACCCGGTCATGCTGCCCGCCACCACTGCCGTGCTGGCCTGGCTGGCGGGCATGGTCTGCCTGTTTTTTTATCTGAAGGCAGACGCCGCAGCCCCCCTGCCCGCCCTGCCGCCGGTGGACCAGCGTCGCGCCAAGGGCAAAAAAATCGCCCCGGACCCGGCCCTGAGCCAATGGGAAGAACCGGAATTTCGCAGCCGCCTGTGTCTGGCTCTGGCGGCGCTGATCTGCTTTTTTACCGCCCTGACCCTGCCGCGCTGGCCCTTTGCCGGGCTGCCGCAAGGTATGGAACTGAGCACGGCTGCTCAGGCCGTGCTTTCCACATCCCTCCACGACCTGTTCGCCGCTCTGGGCCCGGCGGGCGCGGCGGCCCTGCTGGTTCTGACCCGGCTGCGCAAGGGGCCGGAAGGCACGCCCCTTGAAACGGATGCCTTACGCAAGGCCGGGCGCTGGTGCGCCCTGTGGGCCTTTCTCGGCTACATTCCCCGCTGTCTGGACCGCTGGGGCCTGTTTGTGGGCATTTCTCTGCGGCCCGGCCCCTTGCCCCCGGACGTGGCGGCGGAGGCTCTGGGCCTGACGCCCCTGACCCTGGCCATTGCCTGCTGGATTCTGATTTTCGCGCTGCGCGCGCCGCGCCGCATTCTCTGGCTCAACTTCCTGGCCATCTTTTTTCTGCTGGTACGCCAGAGCCTGCCCTTTGTGCTGCGTCTGGCGCAGTAG
- a CDS encoding manganese efflux pump MntP family protein yields MSVLAILGLALALSMDAFAVAVASGCALRAPSAGQYLRLSGAFGFFQFAMPVLGWGLGLSVRGYMEAWDHWIAFALLAWIGGKMVFSGSAAWRGRAACARPAVDPAAGRNLLLLSVATSVDALAVGLSFAILGTPVWGPAFCIGLVCALVTACGVFLGKTLANICSLNAWAELLGGLTLLVIACNILREHSAFG; encoded by the coding sequence ATGTCTGTCCTCGCCATTCTTGGGTTGGCCCTGGCCCTTTCCATGGACGCCTTTGCCGTGGCTGTGGCTTCGGGCTGTGCGCTGCGCGCGCCCAGTGCTGGGCAATATTTGCGGCTTTCAGGGGCCTTTGGTTTTTTTCAGTTTGCCATGCCGGTGCTGGGCTGGGGTCTGGGCCTTTCCGTGCGGGGCTACATGGAGGCCTGGGACCACTGGATAGCCTTTGCCCTGCTGGCCTGGATCGGCGGCAAGATGGTGTTTTCCGGCTCTGCCGCCTGGCGGGGGCGTGCGGCCTGTGCGCGCCCCGCTGTGGACCCGGCGGCCGGGCGCAATTTGCTGTTGCTGAGCGTGGCCACCAGTGTGGACGCCCTGGCCGTGGGTCTTTCCTTTGCCATTCTGGGCACTCCGGTCTGGGGTCCGGCGTTCTGCATCGGCCTGGTCTGTGCATTGGTTACGGCCTGCGGCGTATTTCTGGGCAAGACTCTGGCCAACATCTGTTCGCTCAACGCCTGGGCCGAACTGCTGGGCGGGCTGACCTTGCTGGTCATAGCCTGTAATATCCTGCGGGAGCACAGCGCCTTCGGCTGA
- a CDS encoding OsmC family protein, whose product MATVSATYLGDLRVECVHNQSGTRIITDAPTDNQGKGASFSPTDLCATALGACAMTIIGIYAQSHGVDITGTTMNITKTMSADPRRIGKVEVVFDMPDRDYSQKEKTIMERCTQTCPVHLTLHPDVEQVFTFHWQR is encoded by the coding sequence ATGGCAACCGTCAGCGCCACGTATCTGGGGGATCTGCGTGTGGAATGCGTCCACAACCAGAGCGGCACCAGAATCATCACCGACGCCCCCACGGACAATCAGGGCAAGGGCGCGTCCTTTTCGCCCACGGACCTCTGCGCCACAGCTCTTGGGGCCTGCGCCATGACCATCATCGGCATTTATGCCCAAAGCCACGGCGTGGACATTACTGGCACAACCATGAACATCACCAAGACCATGAGTGCAGACCCGCGCCGCATCGGCAAGGTGGAAGTGGTCTTTGACATGCCCGACAGGGACTATTCCCAGAAGGAAAAGACCATTATGGAACGCTGCACCCAGACCTGCCCCGTGCACTTGACCCTGCACCCGGACGTGGAGCAGGTCTTTACCTTCCACTGGCAACGCTGA
- a CDS encoding OsmC family protein — MSNARIKYLGNMRMECVHPGSGARLEVTPTKDHGGQEDSFSPVDLCVASLGCCASTVIAGYAAHHNLDVTGMETDVNAVMHEGSPARLGRVEVVFHMPDRPFSAKDKTVLARVVQTCPVHHSLHPDVEQVFTFDWKK, encoded by the coding sequence ATGAGCAACGCCAGAATCAAGTACCTTGGCAATATGCGTATGGAATGCGTGCACCCCGGCAGCGGCGCACGACTGGAAGTGACGCCCACCAAGGATCACGGCGGCCAGGAAGACAGCTTCTCGCCCGTGGATCTTTGCGTGGCCTCCCTGGGCTGCTGCGCTTCCACGGTGATAGCGGGCTACGCCGCCCACCACAACCTGGACGTGACGGGTATGGAAACGGACGTGAACGCCGTCATGCACGAAGGCTCGCCCGCGCGTCTGGGGCGGGTGGAAGTGGTCTTTCATATGCCGGATCGGCCCTTCAGCGCCAAGGACAAGACCGTGCTTGCGCGCGTGGTTCAGACCTGCCCCGTGCACCACAGCCTGCACCCCGATGTGGAGCAGGTCTTTACCTTTGATTGGAAGAAGTAG
- the glmU gene encoding bifunctional UDP-N-acetylglucosamine diphosphorylase/glucosamine-1-phosphate N-acetyltransferase GlmU → MPKTAALILAAGKGTRMHSDKPKVLQTLLGEPMLACVLEALRPVFGEDVWIVAGHRADLVQAAFPQARFVLQKEQLGTGHALLQALPALTEAGCSQVLVVNGDVPLLSESLVRQFLAEGMGADLAFATIEVDNPGAYGRVVRRDDAVTAIVEAKDYDPALLGPASNEVNAGMYLCDLAAAAQLLPQVGNKNKSGEYYITDLVALAVARKYRVRGVRCGRDAALLGVNAPRELAQMEETLRTRIVEGLLDAGVMLHAPDAVRVGPRALVEPGAELTGPCEIYGVSRVARGASVASHCLIRDCELAAGAEVRSFSHLEGAVVGPGALVGPFARLRPGAVLEEASHVGNFVELKKTRLGRGAKANHLTYLGDAAIGAGSNIGAGTITCNYDGKHKYQTFIGERAFIGSNTALVAPVSVGEGALVGAGSVITKDVPAGELAIARGRQKNLPRKG, encoded by the coding sequence ATGCCGAAGACTGCGGCGTTGATTCTGGCGGCGGGCAAGGGCACCCGCATGCATTCCGACAAGCCCAAAGTGCTGCAAACCCTTCTGGGCGAGCCCATGCTGGCTTGCGTGCTGGAGGCCCTGCGCCCCGTTTTTGGCGAGGACGTCTGGATTGTGGCCGGGCACCGGGCCGATCTGGTGCAGGCCGCCTTTCCCCAGGCGCGCTTCGTGCTGCAGAAGGAACAGCTGGGCACGGGCCACGCCCTGCTGCAGGCCTTGCCCGCGCTGACAGAAGCGGGCTGCAGCCAAGTGCTGGTGGTCAACGGCGATGTGCCCTTGCTTTCTGAAAGTCTGGTGCGCCAGTTCCTGGCCGAGGGCATGGGCGCAGACCTGGCCTTCGCCACCATTGAGGTGGACAATCCCGGCGCTTACGGGCGGGTGGTGCGGCGGGACGACGCCGTGACCGCCATTGTGGAAGCTAAGGATTACGACCCCGCCCTGCTGGGCCCCGCAAGTAACGAGGTCAACGCCGGCATGTACCTGTGCGATCTGGCCGCCGCGGCGCAACTGCTGCCCCAGGTGGGCAACAAAAACAAAAGCGGCGAGTACTACATCACAGACCTGGTGGCCCTGGCCGTGGCCCGCAAGTACCGGGTGCGCGGCGTGCGCTGCGGGCGGGACGCGGCCCTGTTGGGCGTCAATGCGCCGCGGGAGCTGGCGCAGATGGAAGAGACTCTGCGGACCAGAATAGTGGAAGGGCTGCTGGACGCCGGGGTCATGCTGCACGCCCCTGACGCCGTGCGGGTGGGCCCCAGGGCGCTGGTGGAGCCGGGCGCGGAGCTCACCGGCCCGTGCGAAATCTATGGCGTGAGCCGCGTGGCCCGCGGGGCCAGTGTGGCTTCGCACTGCCTAATCCGGGATTGCGAGCTGGCCGCCGGGGCCGAAGTGCGGTCTTTTTCGCATCTGGAAGGGGCTGTGGTGGGGCCCGGCGCGCTGGTGGGGCCCTTTGCCCGCCTGCGGCCCGGCGCGGTGCTGGAAGAAGCCTCCCATGTGGGCAACTTTGTGGAGCTGAAAAAAACCCGCCTGGGCAGGGGGGCCAAGGCCAACCACCTCACCTATCTGGGTGATGCGGCCATCGGTGCGGGCAGCAATATCGGCGCAGGCACTATTACCTGCAACTACGACGGCAAGCACAAATACCAGACCTTCATTGGCGAGCGCGCCTTTATCGGCAGCAATACGGCCCTGGTGGCGCCCGTCAGCGTGGGCGAAGGCGCCCTGGTGGGGGCGGGTTCAGTCATCACCAAAGATGTGCCCGCGGGCGAGCTGGCCATAGCCAGGGGACGACAAAAAAACCTGCCCCGCAAAGGCTAG
- the zapB gene encoding cell division protein ZapB, with protein sequence MELLEQLEKQVAALLDRLDRLKTENARLRTESAAMGADKAALEEENLRLLEALEKEEQTRKAALGRIDALLHDIQEHDSVE encoded by the coding sequence ATGGAACTTCTGGAACAGCTCGAAAAGCAAGTCGCGGCACTTTTGGACAGGCTCGACCGCCTCAAGACGGAAAATGCGCGTCTGCGCACGGAGTCTGCCGCTATGGGGGCGGACAAGGCCGCATTGGAAGAGGAAAACCTGAGACTGCTGGAAGCTCTTGAAAAAGAGGAGCAGACGCGTAAGGCGGCCCTGGGCCGCATCGACGCCCTGCTGCACGATATTCAGGAGCACGACAGCGTCGAGTAG
- the zapA gene encoding cell division protein ZapA — protein sequence MNQDAINLSVLGLSVDFKPGADMKRVREAVRLLEERYADQEQRFSKGQTKDILLTFLALGLADDLLQSQKELAALRHGVHGLLSKIEESA from the coding sequence GTGAATCAGGATGCCATCAACCTCTCCGTTCTCGGGTTGAGCGTCGACTTCAAGCCCGGCGCGGACATGAAACGCGTGCGGGAAGCTGTCCGGCTGTTGGAAGAACGGTATGCTGACCAGGAGCAGAGGTTCTCTAAAGGGCAGACCAAGGATATTCTGCTGACCTTTTTGGCCCTTGGGCTGGCGGATGATTTGTTGCAATCGCAGAAGGAGCTCGCCGCGTTGCGCCACGGGGTGCACGGCCTGCTTTCAAAGATAGAGGAGTCCGCGTGA
- the rny gene encoding ribonuclease Y encodes MDPLLILALAAAAVCGVALGVVVDRRATAKRLGDADELAKRIVTEARKEAQAQKKEILVQGQNDLFNQKRELENEFKERERELKARERKLEEMGNRLEEKLEKATAREQDLLASEKDLARKERQLVESETFLQTRIEEQEQRLAQIAGFTAEEAKAKLFQEIEAKTRHESARMIRQIEMEAHETADRKAKEILCNVIQRYAGDYVNEQTVTAVTLPSEDMKGRIIGREGRNIRALEAATGVDLIIDDTPETVILSAYSPLRRQVAKMALERLIQDGRIHPARIEDVVQKCEQELDAQVREVGEQATFDAGVHGIHPELVRLLGQLRYRTSFTQNVLQHSLEVSALCGMMAAELGMDVKKAKRAGLLHDIGKAVDHEVEGPHALIGADLAKKYNESQEIVHAIAAHHEDQRPSTALAVLVQAADSISGARPGARKELLENYVKRLEDLEGIATSFSGVSKAYAIQAGREIRVMVNSDQVDDDATYLLCKDIAAKIEKNLTYPGQIRVTVIRERRAVELAK; translated from the coding sequence ATGGACCCATTGTTGATTCTTGCGCTGGCGGCGGCAGCCGTGTGCGGCGTTGCGCTGGGCGTGGTCGTGGACCGACGCGCCACAGCAAAACGCCTGGGCGATGCCGACGAACTGGCCAAGCGCATAGTGACCGAGGCCCGCAAGGAGGCTCAGGCGCAGAAAAAAGAAATCCTCGTTCAGGGGCAGAACGATCTTTTCAACCAGAAGCGTGAGCTGGAAAACGAATTCAAGGAGCGGGAACGCGAGCTCAAGGCCCGCGAACGTAAACTGGAGGAAATGGGCAATCGCCTGGAAGAAAAGCTGGAAAAAGCCACCGCCAGGGAACAGGACCTCTTGGCCTCCGAAAAAGACCTGGCCCGCAAGGAACGCCAGCTTGTCGAATCCGAAACCTTTTTGCAGACCCGCATTGAGGAGCAGGAACAGCGCCTGGCCCAGATTGCCGGCTTCACGGCCGAAGAGGCCAAGGCCAAACTTTTTCAGGAGATTGAGGCCAAAACCCGGCACGAATCAGCGCGCATGATCCGCCAGATCGAAATGGAAGCGCACGAAACAGCCGATCGGAAAGCCAAGGAAATCCTCTGCAACGTCATTCAGCGCTACGCCGGCGACTACGTCAACGAGCAGACCGTCACCGCCGTGACCCTGCCCAGCGAGGACATGAAGGGCCGCATTATCGGCCGTGAGGGCCGCAATATCCGCGCCCTGGAGGCTGCCACCGGCGTGGACCTGATCATTGACGACACGCCGGAGACCGTCATCCTTTCCGCCTACAGCCCCCTGCGCCGCCAGGTGGCCAAGATGGCCCTGGAACGGCTCATCCAGGACGGCCGCATCCACCCTGCCCGCATTGAGGACGTTGTCCAGAAATGCGAACAGGAGCTGGACGCCCAGGTGCGTGAAGTGGGCGAACAGGCTACCTTTGACGCCGGCGTGCACGGCATCCACCCGGAGCTGGTCCGACTGCTGGGACAGCTGCGCTACCGCACCTCCTTCACCCAGAACGTCCTGCAGCATTCCCTTGAGGTTTCCGCCCTCTGCGGCATGATGGCTGCCGAGCTGGGCATGGACGTGAAAAAAGCCAAACGCGCTGGCCTGTTGCACGATATCGGCAAAGCCGTGGACCACGAAGTGGAAGGCCCCCACGCCCTCATTGGCGCAGACTTGGCCAAAAAGTACAATGAAAGTCAGGAGATCGTCCACGCCATTGCCGCACACCACGAAGACCAGCGCCCCTCTACCGCCCTGGCCGTGCTGGTGCAGGCCGCCGATTCCATTTCCGGCGCTCGCCCCGGCGCCCGCAAGGAACTGCTGGAAAACTACGTCAAGCGTCTGGAAGACCTGGAGGGCATCGCCACCAGCTTCTCCGGCGTAAGCAAGGCCTACGCCATTCAGGCTGGGCGCGAAATCCGCGTCATGGTCAATTCCGACCAGGTGGACGACGACGCCACCTATCTGCTCTGTAAAGATATTGCGGCCAAGATCGAAAAGAACCTGACCTACCCCGGCCAGATTCGGGTCACGGTTATCCGAGAGCGCAGGGCCGTGGAGCTTGCCAAGTGA
- a CDS encoding TRIC cation channel family protein: MTLSATGFGPLLFLDLAAGFMLAAAASCLARTGGARAGGALALACLAGLAPPLLRDALLGMPLLALDQPACLAATLAGGLLGLPAARSCRSGRFFFLADAFGLALATGLAAAKSAALGLEATGALILGLGVGLAGSLVRDILQGNTALALEEDLYATAAALGAAVSLVLVRQVHLPPWQCAFGGAACILLLRAFRLRRW, translated from the coding sequence GTGACCTTAAGCGCTACGGGCTTTGGCCCGCTGCTTTTCCTTGATTTGGCGGCCGGCTTTATGCTGGCCGCCGCCGCATCCTGCCTGGCGCGCACGGGGGGCGCCCGCGCGGGCGGCGCATTGGCCCTGGCCTGCCTGGCCGGGTTGGCCCCGCCCTTGCTGCGCGACGCCCTCCTGGGTATGCCCCTCCTGGCCCTGGACCAGCCCGCCTGCCTTGCTGCAACCCTGGCGGGCGGCCTGCTTGGCCTGCCGGCGGCGCGCTCTTGCCGCTCCGGGCGGTTTTTTTTTCTGGCAGACGCCTTTGGTCTGGCCCTGGCTACCGGCCTGGCCGCCGCCAAAAGCGCTGCCCTGGGCCTGGAAGCCACAGGCGCTTTGATCCTGGGCCTTGGCGTGGGCCTCGCCGGCAGCCTCGTGCGCGATATCCTTCAGGGGAATACCGCTCTGGCTCTGGAGGAAGACCTCTACGCCACCGCAGCCGCCCTGGGGGCTGCCGTCAGTCTGGTCCTGGTCCGTCAGGTCCATTTGCCCCCCTGGCAGTGCGCCTTTGGCGGTGCAGCCTGCATTTTGCTGCTGCGCGCTT